In Pyricularia oryzae 70-15 chromosome 2, whole genome shotgun sequence, one genomic interval encodes:
- a CDS encoding lipase 1, protein MWIATSPLALLLAATSFSAVKAVDTLVDLGYAKFQGAVTDPDLGVSMWKGIQFAAPPVGKLRFAAPADPVQTGVVNATAHGPICPPQQPTDWTVTGNHTRFTTDEDCLYLAVAAPTKATSSSKLPVVVLLQGGGFGSNSSPNWNPREIVSDGQVVVVTFNYRVGMYGFLHARELAAGGGTFNAGIKDMIKALEWVQTNIAAFGGNPSQVVIDGVSAGGAAVGLLMAANIPGGKELFAGGISESGPWATMRNMEQGQEMYDCLVEEKNCKGSADTLECLRALDQATIRSSKCWFNPNIDGELFSGSLADMFEQGKYRKVPTIWGTCADEGTKNVDKSTNSAADCTKAFLQQDPTLSNSSLAILQKLYVDVPQPVFPDAGQKWRQLSNAHGDYGNNCPNRNLLDYLSRDGAAAWNYKYDVLDPADEAAGLGAWHTVNTHAFWGLSRDDTAPKSYATTNKPAVSLTRKYWVSFIRNLDPNKDRDAGAPQWTKYTAAGRERIFIQTNNTHMERMSDAHALRCDVIRPMFLNLAKPAEKGTVTELDAELAAKVANASDNTALKRRSIRFGKA, encoded by the coding sequence ATGTGGATAGCAACATCTCCGCTGGCGCTTTTGCTGGCCGCGACCAGCTTCTCCGCCGTCAAGGCGGTGGATACCTTGGTCGATCTCGGCTATGCCAAATTTCAAGGCGCCGTGACCGACCCGGATCTCGGCGTCAGCATGTGGAAGGGCATCCAGTTTGCCGCTCcaccggtcggcaagctcAGGTTCGCCGCCCCGGCCGACCCCGTGCAGACGGGCGTCGTCAACGCCACCGCCCACGGGCCCATCTGCCCACCCCAGCAGCCCACCGACTGGACCGTGACCGGTAACCACACTCGGTTCACCACCGACGAGGACTGCCTCTACCTGGCAGTCGCGGCACCCACCAAGGCCACGTCGAGCTCCAAGCTGCCCGTTGTCGTCCTCCTCCAGGGAGGTGGCTTTGGATCCAACTCCAGCCCCAACTGGAACCCCAGGGAGATTGTCTCCGACGGGcaggtcgtcgtcgtcacctTCAACTACCGCGTCGGCATGTACGGCTTCCTTCACGCGCGCGAGCTCGCCGCCGGGGGAGGCACATTCAACGCCGGCATCAAGGACATGATCAAGGCGCTGGAGTGGGTCCAGACCAACATTGCCGCGTTTGGAGGAAACCCCAGCCAGGTGGTGATTGATGGCGTCAGCGCCGGCGGTGCCGCAGTGGGCCTGCTCATGGCGGCCAACATCCCCGGCGGCAAGGAGCTGTTCGCCGGTGGCATCTCCGAGTCGGGTCCCTGGGCCACCATGCGCAACATGGAACAGGGCCAGGAGATGTACGACTGCCTGGTCGAGGAGAAGAACTGCAAGGGCTCCGCCGACACGCTCGAGTGCCTGCGCGCCCTGGACCAGGCCACCATCCGCTCGTCCAAGTGCTGGTTCAACCCCAACATTGACGGCGAGCTCTTCTCGGGCAGCCTGGCGGACATGTTTGAGCAGGGCAAGTACCGCAAGGTGCCGACCATCTGGGGCACCTGCGCCGACGAGGGCACCAAGAACGTGGACAAGTCGACCAACTCGGCGGCCGACTGCACCAAGGCGTTCCTGCAGCAGGACCCGACGCTCTCCAACAGCTCGCTGGCCATCCTGCAGAAGCTGTACGTCGACGTGCCGCAGCCCGTCTTTCCCGACGCCGGGCAAAAGTGGCGCCAGCTCTCCAACGCCCACGGCGACTACGGCAACAACTGCCCGAACCGCAACCTGCTGGACTACCTGTCGcgcgacggcgccgccgcctggaACTACAAGTACGACGTGCTGGACCCGGCCGACGAGGCGGCGGGCCTCGGCGCCTGGCACACGGTCAACACGCACGCCTTTTGGGGGCTCAGCCGCGACGACACCGCGCCCAAGTCCTACGCCACCACCAACAAGCCCGCCGTCTCCCTCACCCGCAAGTACTGGGTGTCCTTCATCCGCAACCTGGACCCCAACAAGGACAGGGACGCCGGCGCGCCCCAGTGGACAAAGTACACGGCCGCGGGCCGCGAGAGGATCTTTATCCAGACCAACAACACCCACATGGAGCGCATGAGCGACGCGCATGCCTTGCGCTGCGACGTGATCAGGCCCATGTTCCTGAACCTGGCCAAGCCGGCCGAGAAGGGCACCGTCACCGAGTTGGACGCGGAGCTGGCGGCCAAGGTTGCCAATGCGAGCGACAACACGGcgttgaagaggaggagCATTCGGTTCGGCAAGGCATAG
- a CDS encoding serin endopeptidase has translation MVRTFGAFALAGIFSLVGSVAHAQGPIHRHSRRASQNDATVVRGVYMVELQDGVTPDQLTDTLGAANVTVHIRQTLNSRIFKGVSLDLVLAGDDSSAAEGALRAAPGVKQIWPVRAVSTPKSDVQSFHPLGPSTRHQATRRAAANDTYYPHVMAQVDRLHDAGITGAGVRLAVVDTGVDYTNAILGGCLGGGCVVTHGWDAVGVDSLLGASGAVAPVPDDDPMDCAGHGTHVAGIVAALPSEFGFLGAAPGVSLGAYRVMDCAGFGTEETIAAGMLRAFDDGNHILTLSVSVPGGLPDSFVSMTAARIVEAGVPVFVAIANTGETGSLFDPVAPADARHVGSVSSFDPVQEPAVYAVAEYVIDDGEVEEFEWVPLLNGRYDMQGGADQQAFRLIDLNSFVVNGTVMGGCQVIPDSVPDLSGYLVLVERTPANLCLFRTQRENIKAKGADHIMFWASEDVIRGIVNDDLQTFMATTTPAPATEWRKALAAGSNVTVTLTTPTKSKPKVVWSANNKTGGYVSSFSSWGPTLDLRPAPVFGGPGRSILSTYLHNGGQGVATLGGTSMAAPFVAASAALLLQAFNHTLDPQTLQTLLASTAIHSIGNPHPLQAGAGLVQLWDAAHTKGVLSAPSIAFNDSDHHVAEARLTLRNTDAAPAVYRLSHTAAATIYAMGPGADGLASMPLQLVDGPASISFAADSVSVPAGGEAEIVVRCTPPLGLEAARWPIYSGRVQLNGSNGDVLSVPYVGNAGSMRRAVVLTPDQVFVSPPLSAGAVVTLPGGSGSSSSAAMVVTAYPRLPTRVMRYDVVVPTGANGTGAVGPNGTTPWLGYKTFGQMMGSPQAVFAKGAAGSISFTGLMAGGRRLQEGRYSILVSALRLFGRPDRADVGDWQTVETVPFELRYGS, from the exons ATGGTCAGAACATTCGGCGCATTCGCGCTCGCGGGCATCTTCAGCCTTGTGGGCTCTGTAGCGCACGCCCAAGGGCCAATTCATCGCCACTCCCGGCGAGCTTCGCAGAATGATGCCACCGTGGTTAGGGGCGTCTACATGGTCGAGCTTCAAGATGGCGTCACGCCCGACCAGCTGACCGACACGCTGGGAGCCGCCAACGTGACTGTGCACATCCGGCAGACCCTGAACTCGCGTATCTTCAAGGGTGTATCCCTCGACCTAGTCCTCGCCGGGGACGACAGCAGCGCGGCAGAAGGAGCCCTCCGCGCCGCCCCCGGCGTCAAGCAGATCTGGCCCGTCCGGGCCGTCTCCACGCCCAAAAGCGACGTGCAGTCCTTCCACCCCCTGGGGCCCTCGACGCGGCACCAAGCCACgcgccgcgccgccgccaacgaCACGTACTACCCGCACGTCATGGCGCAGGTGGACCGCCTGCACGACGCCGGCATCACCGGGGCGGGCGTGCGGCTCGCCGTGGTCGACACGGGCGTCGACTACACCAACGCCATCCTGGGCGGCTGCCTGGGCGGCGGCTGCGTCGTCACGCACGGCTGGGACGCGGTCGGCGTCGACTCGCTGCTGGGCGCCAGCGGCGCCGTCGCCCCGGTCCCCGACGACGACCCCATGGACTGCGCCGGGCACGGCACGCACGTCGCCGGCATCGTGGCCGCCCTGCCCAGCGAGTTTGGGTTCCTGGGCGCCGCGCCCGGCGTCAGCCTCGGCGCGTACCGCGTCATGGACTGCGCTGGCTTCGGCACGGAGGAGACCATCGCGGCGGGCATGCTGAGGGCGTTTGACGACGGCAACCACATCCTGACGCTGTCGGTCAGCGTGCCGGGTGGGCTGCCGGATAGCTTCGTGTCGATGACGGCGGCGCGGATCGTCGAGGCCGGGGTGCCGGTCTTTGTGGCCATTGCCAACACGGGCGAGACCGGGTCTCTGTTCGACCCTGTGGCTCCTGCCGATGCGCGTCACGTCGGCTCCGTGTCGTCGTTTGATCCCGTCCAGGAGCCGGCTGTGTATGCGGTGGCGGAGTATGTgatcgacgacggcgaggttgaggagtttGAGTGGGTGCCGCTGCTCAATGGGCGGTACGACATGCAAGGCGGTGCGGACCAGCAGGCCTTTCGCCTGATTGACCTGAACAGCTTCGTGGTCAATGGCACGGTGATGGGGGGCTGCCAAGTGATTCCAGATTCCGTGCCGGACCTGTCGGGCTATCTGGTTTTGGTTGAACGGACCCCAGCAaatctctgtcttttccggaCTCAGCGGGAGAACATCAAGGCCAAAGGCGCCGACCACATAATGTTCTGGGCCAGCGAAGATGT AATCCGCGGCATAGTCAACGACGACCTGCAAACCTTCATGGCCACAACGACCCCCGCCCCAGCAACCGAGTGGCGCAAGGCTCTCGCCGCCGGCTCCAACGTCACCGTGaccctcaccaccccgaccaAGTCCAAACCCAAAGTCGTCTGGTCCGCCAACAACAAGACAGGCGGCTACGTCTCGAGCTTCAGCAGCTGGGGCCCGACTCTCGACCTCCGCCCCGCCCCCGTCTTTGGCGGCCCCGGCCGCAGCATCCTGTCAACCTACCTCCACAacggcggccagggcgtcGCCACCCTCGGCGGCACCTCCATGGCCGCCCCTTTCGTCGCCGCCTCCGCAGCCCTCCTCCTGCAGGCCTTCAACCACACCCTCGACCCGCAGACCCTCCAAACCCTCCTCGCCAGCACGGCGATCCACTCCATCGGAAACCCCCACCCGCTGCAGGCCGGCGCCGGGCTCGTCCAGCTCTGGGACGCCGCGCACACCAAGGGCGTGCTCAGCGCGCCAAGCATCGCCTTCAACGACAGCGACCACCACGTCGCCGAGGCGCGGCTGACGCTGCGCAACACGGACGCCGCCCCCGCCGTCTACCGGCTGTCGCACACCGCCGCCGCGACCATCTACGCCATGGGGCCCGGCGCCGACGGCCTCGCGAGCATGCCGCTGCAGCTGGTCGACGGGCCCGCGAGCATCTCCTTCGCCGCCGACTCGGTCTCGGTCCCCGCGGGCGGCGAGGCCGAGATCGTGGTGCGCTGCACGCCGCCGCTGGGCCTCGAGGCGGCGCGCTGGCCAATCTACTCTGGCCGCGTGCAGCTCAACGGCAGCAACGGCGACGTGCTGAGCGTGCCGTACGTCGGCAACGCGGGCTCGATGCGCCGCGCCGTCGTGCTCACCCCGGACCAGGTATTCGTGTCGCCGCCGTTGAGCGCGGGCGCCGTCGTCACGCTGCCCGGCGGGTCggggtcgtcgtcgtccgcgGCGATGGTCGTCACGGCATATCCCCGCCTGCCCACGCGCGTGATGCGGTACGACGTCGTGGTGCCGACGGGCGCCAACGGGACGGGGGCTGTGGGGCCCAACGGCACGACGCCGTGGTTGGGATACAAGACGTTTGGGCAGATGATGGGGTCGCCGCAGGCGGTGTTTGCCAAGGGTGCGGCCGGGTCCATCAGCTTTACAGGGTTGATGGCTGGAGGCAGGCGGTTGCAGGAGGGTCGGTATTCGATTTTGGTTAGTGCGCTGCGGCTCTTTGGCCGGCCGGACCGGGCGGATGTCGGTGACTGGCAGACGGTCGAGACGGTGCCTTTTGAGCTCCGCTATGGTAGTTGA